From Agrobacterium vitis:
ATGGCCTTTATCACCCATGATCTGCGCGTCGCCAGCCAGATCTGCGATGAGATCGCGGTGATGTATAAGGGCCGTATTGTTGAATACGGACCACCCTCGCAGATCTTCCGCAACCCTACCCATGACTATACCCGCCAACTCGTCTCCGCTATTCCCGGCAGCGAATGGGAACCTGCCGTGATGGCATAATGCCCACATTGGCCTGGCCCGGCTTCAGCTCGAAATGACCTTGGGTGCTTGTCCTCAATCGAGGTTCGGTTGCCTGCCAATCGTGCAGGAATGGGTATGTCTTCTGGCTGATCGGCTATATATTGGGCGATATTGCGAGATGCGTAAATTTGCATCTTCAATCTCAAAAAAATAGTTGCAAATGTCCATTAATGGGCGTTCAATCCTATCAAGAAGAGAGTAGGCCATAGAATGGTCCCACGTCCTTTCGTCACTATCACGGGTTCAACAAACTGAAAAAATTGTGCTTTCGGGCGTAAACCGAAAATCGGTTAATTGTGTCTTTCGCTTGAGTAGCTGTACGGCGGGGTGTTTTTTGTTGATGGCGGTGGGGCAGGGGGCGACCAGATGGCGGCGGTAGAACTGGATGTTCTGGAAAATGTCCTTAGCTATTACATCCGCACGATCAACATGGCGGTTTCCCGTGATCTCGATCAGAAACTTGGTAAGCTCGAAGTTGCCAAGGGGACCGGCAAGATCACCACGCTGCTGCTGGTCGATAGCCATCCGGGCATCCGGTCTTCTGTCATCGCGCAACTGATCTTCAAGGACCGGTCGGCCATGGTGCGGCTGGTGGATCAGATGGAAGAGCAGGAACTGCTGCGCCGTGAGGCGGATGATGACGATAACCGCGCTCAGGGGCTGTTCATCACACCCAAGGGTGCTGCGCTGGCAAAACGTGTTCGTCCCCTCGTGGTGAAGCAATCGCGGGATTTCTTTCCCGATATTACCGACGAAGAACATCAGATGCTGATTTCAGTACTCGGACGTACTTATCGGCGCATCGTGGGGCTTTAGGGCTTGCCCTACTGCATAATTCCTTAAATCGGAATCGATTTCAGGAGAAAATTATGCAGCAGATATAAAGAGCTACAGCGCCGTGCGCCATATATGGCGCACGGCGCTGTAGAGTTTGTCAGAGAAAAGTGGAACCCGCATTTCCCGAAACAACAAACAACAACTGCCAGCTTGAGGAGTTTTTCTGCCATGCCAGGTCCCTATGTCGTTCCCGTCCACGGGGATGCGGAACTACCGAGCCATGTGGATGTCGTTGTTATCGGCGGCGGCATTATCGGTACATCCACGGCGCTCGAACTTGCCGATCAGGGACTGAGAGTGGCGCTCTGCGAAAAAGGCGGCATCGGCCACGAACAGTCCAGCCGCAACTGGGGTTGGGTGCGGATTTCCAGGCGCGATCCGCGCGAAGTG
This genomic window contains:
- a CDS encoding MarR family winged helix-turn-helix transcriptional regulator; the protein is MAAVELDVLENVLSYYIRTINMAVSRDLDQKLGKLEVAKGTGKITTLLLVDSHPGIRSSVIAQLIFKDRSAMVRLVDQMEEQELLRREADDDDNRAQGLFITPKGAALAKRVRPLVVKQSRDFFPDITDEEHQMLISVLGRTYRRIVGL